One genomic segment of Amycolatopsis granulosa includes these proteins:
- a CDS encoding ABC transporter ATP-binding protein, with the protein MAQTVDLAAEPITSTRLHGDDLTLGYDGRVVAEGLSVAIPDRSFTVIVGPNACGKSTLLRALSRLLKPRRGMVYLDGEVITSLPAKQVARRLGLLPQSSIAPDGITVADLVSRGRYPHQRLLRQWSRQDAEVVERSMAATGVSGLADRMVDELSGGQRQRVWLAMALAQETELLLLDEPTTFLDITHQMDILDLCAQLHAEQGRTLVAVLHDLNQAARYATHLIAMREGAVLAAGTPEEVVTAERVEEIFDLPCSVIPDPETGTPLVIPKARR; encoded by the coding sequence CGCCGCCGAGCCGATCACCAGCACCCGGCTGCACGGCGACGACCTGACCCTGGGGTACGACGGACGGGTGGTCGCCGAGGGTCTGTCGGTCGCCATCCCGGACCGCTCGTTCACCGTGATCGTCGGCCCGAACGCGTGTGGCAAGTCGACGTTGCTGCGGGCGCTGAGCCGGCTGCTCAAACCGCGGCGCGGCATGGTTTACCTGGACGGCGAGGTCATCACGTCGTTGCCGGCCAAGCAGGTCGCGCGCAGGCTCGGGCTGCTGCCGCAGAGCTCGATCGCGCCGGACGGCATCACGGTCGCCGACCTGGTCTCCCGCGGCCGGTACCCGCACCAGCGGCTGCTGCGCCAGTGGTCGCGCCAGGACGCCGAGGTCGTCGAGCGGTCGATGGCCGCGACCGGGGTGTCCGGCCTGGCCGACCGGATGGTCGACGAGCTGTCCGGCGGGCAGCGCCAGCGGGTGTGGCTGGCGATGGCGCTGGCGCAGGAGACCGAGCTGCTGCTGCTCGACGAGCCGACCACGTTCCTGGACATCACGCACCAGATGGACATCCTCGACCTGTGCGCGCAGCTGCACGCCGAGCAGGGCCGCACCCTGGTCGCCGTGCTGCACGACCTCAACCAGGCGGCGCGCTACGCCACCCACCTGATCGCCATGCGCGAGGGCGCGGTGCTGGCGGCCGGCACGCCGGAGGAGGTGGTGACCGCCGAGCGGGTCGAGGAGATCTTCGACCTGCCGTGCTCGGTGATCCCCGATCCCGAGACCGGCACTCCGCTGGTGATCCCGAAGGCGCGCCGGTAG
- a CDS encoding NUDIX domain-containing protein translates to MIDKVTWVRVESGRVLAARSHGKTVWYLPGGKREPGESDLAALTREVAEELSVSIDPATVHHFGTVEAPAHGQAGVVRMACYTAEYRGTLAASAEVAELAWLGPGDRGQLSAAGALVFDELHRRGELTG, encoded by the coding sequence GTGATCGACAAGGTCACCTGGGTGCGGGTGGAGTCCGGACGGGTGCTCGCCGCCCGCTCGCACGGCAAGACGGTGTGGTACCTGCCGGGCGGCAAGCGCGAACCGGGTGAGAGCGACCTCGCGGCGCTGACCCGGGAGGTCGCCGAGGAGCTGTCGGTGTCGATCGACCCGGCGACCGTCCACCACTTCGGCACGGTCGAGGCCCCGGCCCACGGGCAGGCCGGGGTGGTGCGGATGGCCTGCTACACCGCCGAGTACCGGGGCACCCTCGCGGCCTCGGCGGAAGTGGCGGAGCTGGCCTGGCTGGGTCCGGGCGACCGCGGCCAGCTCTCCGCGGCGGGCGCGCTGGTCTTCGACGAGCTGCACCGCCGCGGCGAACTCACCGGGTAG
- the gcvT gene encoding glycine cleavage system aminomethyltransferase GcvT translates to MRTPLHSVHKGLGALFTDFAGWEMPVRYGSELAEHRAVREAAGLFDLSHMGEIEVSGPQAADALDHALVGKLSAVKPGRARYTMMCNDTGGVIDDLVVYRLEDEKYLVVANAGNAPAVAAELTGRAAGFDARVTDRSAEFALIAVQGPRAVDVVGAVTDADLAGLKYYASVPATVKGHDVLLARTGYTGEDGFELYVPPDEAAAVWHILTDAGEPHGLVPAGLACRDTLRLEAGMPLYGNELSAERSPFEANLGRVVKLDKPDFVGKAALAQRQDPAEVLVGLRGSGRRAPRHGYRVLSGGEPVGEVTSGALSPTLGYPVAMAYVPVALSAPGTELAVDIRGRVEPVEVVELPFYQRETATR, encoded by the coding sequence ATGCGGACCCCTCTGCACTCCGTCCACAAGGGACTGGGCGCGCTGTTCACCGACTTCGCCGGCTGGGAGATGCCGGTGCGTTACGGCAGTGAGCTGGCCGAGCACCGCGCGGTGCGCGAGGCCGCCGGGCTGTTCGACCTCTCGCACATGGGCGAGATCGAGGTGAGCGGACCGCAGGCCGCGGACGCGCTCGACCACGCGCTCGTCGGCAAGCTGTCCGCGGTCAAGCCGGGCCGTGCCCGCTACACGATGATGTGCAACGACACCGGCGGGGTGATCGACGATCTCGTCGTCTACCGGCTCGAGGACGAGAAGTACCTGGTGGTGGCCAATGCGGGCAACGCGCCGGCGGTGGCCGCGGAGCTCACCGGGCGGGCCGCCGGTTTCGACGCGCGGGTCACCGACCGCTCCGCCGAGTTCGCGCTGATCGCGGTGCAGGGACCCCGGGCGGTGGATGTCGTCGGCGCGGTCACCGACGCCGACCTCGCCGGCCTGAAGTACTACGCGAGCGTGCCGGCGACGGTGAAGGGCCACGACGTGCTGCTGGCGCGCACCGGCTACACCGGTGAGGACGGTTTCGAGTTGTACGTGCCGCCGGACGAGGCGGCGGCGGTGTGGCACATCCTCACCGACGCCGGCGAGCCGCACGGGCTGGTGCCGGCCGGGCTCGCCTGCCGCGACACGCTCCGGCTGGAAGCCGGGATGCCGTTGTACGGCAACGAGTTGTCCGCCGAGCGGTCGCCGTTCGAGGCGAACCTGGGCCGCGTCGTCAAGCTCGACAAACCGGACTTCGTGGGCAAGGCGGCATTGGCCCAGCGGCAGGATCCGGCCGAGGTGCTGGTGGGACTGCGCGGCAGCGGGCGCCGCGCGCCCCGGCACGGGTACCGGGTGCTCTCCGGCGGGGAGCCGGTGGGCGAGGTGACCAGCGGCGCCCTGTCGCCGACGCTGGGCTACCCCGTGGCGATGGCGTACGTGCCGGTCGCGCTGAGCGCTCCCGGCACCGAACTGGCGGTCGACATCCGCGGCCGCGTCGAGCCGGTCGAGGTGGTCGAGCTGCCGTTCTACCAGCGGGAGACGGCTACCCGGTGA
- a CDS encoding class I SAM-dependent methyltransferase: MSQDVWSAVDDYVGRTLIAADAVLEDARAAAADAGLPEIAVSPAQGKLLHLLARMHGARSILEIGTLGGYSTIWLARALPPEGRLVTLEADPKHAEVASNNLDAAGFGEIVEVKVGPALDTLPTLDGPFDLVFIDADKPNNPEYFRWALRLSRPGSVIVVDNVVRDGALADADSTDPAIVATREMHDLIAAEPRVEATVVQTVGVKGYDGFTLALVTA, from the coding sequence GTGAGCCAGGACGTGTGGAGCGCGGTCGACGACTACGTGGGCCGGACGCTGATCGCCGCGGACGCGGTGCTGGAGGACGCCAGGGCGGCCGCGGCCGACGCCGGGTTGCCGGAGATCGCGGTGTCCCCGGCCCAGGGCAAGCTGCTGCACCTGCTGGCGCGGATGCACGGCGCGCGGTCGATCCTGGAGATCGGCACGCTCGGCGGCTACTCCACGATCTGGCTGGCGCGGGCGCTGCCCCCGGAGGGCAGGCTGGTGACCCTGGAGGCCGACCCGAAGCACGCCGAGGTGGCGAGCAACAACCTGGACGCGGCCGGGTTCGGCGAGATCGTCGAGGTCAAGGTCGGCCCGGCGCTGGACACGCTGCCCACCCTCGACGGCCCGTTCGACCTGGTCTTCATCGACGCGGACAAGCCGAACAACCCGGAGTACTTCCGGTGGGCACTGCGGTTGTCCCGGCCGGGTTCGGTGATCGTCGTGGACAACGTGGTGCGCGACGGCGCGCTCGCCGACGCGGACAGCACCGACCCCGCGATCGTCGCGACGCGGGAGATGCACGACCTGATCGCCGCCGAGCCGCGGGTCGAGGCCACGGTGGTGCAGACCGTGGGTGTGAAGGGCTACGACGGGTTCACGCTCGCGCTGGTGACCGCATGA